One window from the genome of Alnus glutinosa chromosome 13, dhAlnGlut1.1, whole genome shotgun sequence encodes:
- the LOC133854097 gene encoding putative glucuronosyltransferase PGSIP8 isoform X1 yields the protein MGWKEQRNVVGLMRFLLIIILAAYGTTSPANGEGAQRNAYATMMYMGTPRDYEFYVAIRVMLRSLGRLNVEADRVVIASSDVPLRWVQALEQEDGAKVVRVENLNNPYKDQPNFDRRFKLTLNKLYAWSLVDYDRVIMLDADNLFLQKTDELFQCGQFCAVFINPCIFHTGLFVLQPSEVVFKDMVHELEIVRNNPDGADQGFIGSYFSDLLDQPMFHLPPNGTKLHGTYRLPLGYQMDATYYYLRLRWSVPCGPNSVITFPGAPWLKPWYWWAWPVLPLGISWHEQRRQTLGYAAEMPAVLIQCVIYLGIIAMTRLARPNFSKLCYRRSEKNTSLIQIGIKILAIWSILASYVVPFFIIPHTVHPLLGWSLYLFGSFALCSIAINAFLLPLLPVIVPWLGILGSLLVMAFPWYPDGVVRALSVFGYAFCAAPVVWVAMVKVMACLQVSIEREAFFPKLGESSPPPGFNKLY from the exons ATGGGTTGGAAAGAGCAGAGGAATGTTGTTGGGTTGATGAGATTTCTGTTGATCATAATATTAGCTGCCTACGGAACGACGTCGCCGGCGAATGGAGAAGGAGCGCAGAGGAATGCATACGCGACGATGATGTACATGGGAACGCCAAGGGACTACGAGTTCTACGTGGCGATCCGTGTCATGCTCAGATCGCTTGGCCGGCTCAACGTTGAAGCCGATCGCGTCGTCATTGCCTCCTCCGACGTGCCTCTCCGATGGGTCCAAGCTCT GGAACAGGAAGATGGGGCAAAGGTGGTGAGGGTTGAAAATTTGAATAATCCTTACAAGGATCAGCCCAATTTCGATAGGAGATTCAAGTTGACATTGAACAAACTCTATGCGTGGAGCTTGGTGGACTACGACAGGGTCATCATGCTCGATGCTGATAATCTCTTCCTTCAGAAAACTGATGAGTTATTCCAATGTGGACAGTTTTGTGCGGTCTTTATCAACCCTTGCATCTTTCATACTGGCCTCTTCGTCTTGCAG CCATCAGAGGTGGTGTTCAAGGACATGGTTCATGAGTTGGAGATTGTACGAAACAATCCAGATGGTGCAGACCAGGGTTTTATCGGCAGCTACTTCTCTGATTTGCTTGATCAGCCAATGTTCCATCTGCCCCCTAACGGCACCAAGCTTCACGGAACCTACAGACTTCCATTAGGCTATCAAATGGATGCTACTTACTACT ATCTTAGACTCCGCTGGAGTGTGCCCTGCGGACCCAACAGCGTGATTACATTCCCAGGTGCACCGTGGTTGAAGCCATGGTATTGGTGGGCATGGCCTGTCCTGCCATTAGGCATTTCATGGCATGAACAACGTCGTCAAACTCTTGG gtaTGCTGCGGAGATGCCAGCAGTACTTATACAGTGTGTGATTTATCTGGGAATAATAGCAATGACTCGTCTAGCACGGCCAAACTTCTCCAAGCTATGCTACCGTCGGTCAGAGAAGAACACCTCCTTGATACAAATAGGCATCAAAATACTAGCTATTTGGTCTATTCTTGCCTCCTATGTAGTACCCTTCTTCATTATTCCTCACACAGTTCATCCACTACTAGGCTGGAGCCTTTATTTGTTCGGCTCTTTCGCGCTTTGCTCCATAGCGATTAATGCATTTTTACTGCCATTGTTACCGGTTATAGTCCCATGGCTTGGGATCTTGGGGTCCCTTTTGGTCATGGCGTTTCCGTGGTACCCAGATGGGGTTGTAAGAGCTCTTTCTGTGTTCGGCTATGCATTTTGCGCTGCACCAGTCGTGTGGGTAGCGATGGTTAAGGTCATGGCATGCCTTCAAGTCTCGATCGAAAGGGAGGCCTTCTTCCCAAAATTGGGCGAGTCTTCGCCACCTCCAGGGTTTAACAAGTTATATTGA
- the LOC133854097 gene encoding putative glucuronosyltransferase PGSIP8 isoform X2 codes for MARKEKRKVNGFLRFLLLIFAVYETAASEERAHTNAYATMLYMGTPRDYEFYMATRVMIRSLVRLNVEADLVVIASLEVPLRWVRALEQEDGAKVVRVENLNNPYKDQPNFDRRFKLTLNKLYAWSLVDYDRVIMLDADNLFLQKTDELFQCGQFCAVFINPCIFHTGLFVLQPSEVVFKDMVHELEIVRNNPDGADQGFIGSYFSDLLDQPMFHLPPNGTKLHGTYRLPLGYQMDATYYYLRLRWSVPCGPNSVITFPGAPWLKPWYWWAWPVLPLGISWHEQRRQTLGYAAEMPAVLIQCVIYLGIIAMTRLARPNFSKLCYRRSEKNTSLIQIGIKILAIWSILASYVVPFFIIPHTVHPLLGWSLYLFGSFALCSIAINAFLLPLLPVIVPWLGILGSLLVMAFPWYPDGVVRALSVFGYAFCAAPVVWVAMVKVMACLQVSIEREAFFPKLGESSPPPGFNKLY; via the exons ATGGCTCGGAAAGAGAAGCGAAAAGTTAATGGGTTCTTGAGGTTTCTGTTGCTGATCTTTGCGGTTTACGAAACGGCGGCGTCTGAGGAGAGAGCGCACACCAATGCGTACGCGACGATGCTGTACATGGGGACGCCGAGGGACTACGAGTTCTACATGGCCACGCGCGTCATGATCAGATCGCTCGTCAGGCTCAACGTGGAAGCAGATCTCGTCGTCATTGCGTCCCTCGAGGTCCCTCTCCGATGGGTCCGAGCTCT GGAACAGGAAGATGGGGCAAAGGTGGTGAGGGTTGAAAATTTGAATAATCCTTACAAGGATCAGCCCAATTTCGATAGGAGATTCAAGTTGACATTGAACAAACTCTATGCGTGGAGCTTGGTGGACTACGACAGGGTCATCATGCTCGATGCTGATAATCTCTTCCTTCAGAAAACTGATGAGTTATTCCAATGTGGACAGTTTTGTGCGGTCTTTATCAACCCTTGCATCTTTCATACTGGCCTCTTCGTCTTGCAG CCATCAGAGGTGGTGTTCAAGGACATGGTTCATGAGTTGGAGATTGTACGAAACAATCCAGATGGTGCAGACCAGGGTTTTATCGGCAGCTACTTCTCTGATTTGCTTGATCAGCCAATGTTCCATCTGCCCCCTAACGGCACCAAGCTTCACGGAACCTACAGACTTCCATTAGGCTATCAAATGGATGCTACTTACTACT ATCTTAGACTCCGCTGGAGTGTGCCCTGCGGACCCAACAGCGTGATTACATTCCCAGGTGCACCGTGGTTGAAGCCATGGTATTGGTGGGCATGGCCTGTCCTGCCATTAGGCATTTCATGGCATGAACAACGTCGTCAAACTCTTGG gtaTGCTGCGGAGATGCCAGCAGTACTTATACAGTGTGTGATTTATCTGGGAATAATAGCAATGACTCGTCTAGCACGGCCAAACTTCTCCAAGCTATGCTACCGTCGGTCAGAGAAGAACACCTCCTTGATACAAATAGGCATCAAAATACTAGCTATTTGGTCTATTCTTGCCTCCTATGTAGTACCCTTCTTCATTATTCCTCACACAGTTCATCCACTACTAGGCTGGAGCCTTTATTTGTTCGGCTCTTTCGCGCTTTGCTCCATAGCGATTAATGCATTTTTACTGCCATTGTTACCGGTTATAGTCCCATGGCTTGGGATCTTGGGGTCCCTTTTGGTCATGGCGTTTCCGTGGTACCCAGATGGGGTTGTAAGAGCTCTTTCTGTGTTCGGCTATGCATTTTGCGCTGCACCAGTCGTGTGGGTAGCGATGGTTAAGGTCATGGCATGCCTTCAAGTCTCGATCGAAAGGGAGGCCTTCTTCCCAAAATTGGGCGAGTCTTCGCCACCTCCAGGGTTTAACAAGTTATATTGA
- the LOC133854809 gene encoding probable pectinesterase 68 yields MASFNSFLISFFFFSFSLLLLQKPLLVTSFHYRSRLLNLINSTASTNLTNYHHHHKWVGPIGHRVISVNVNGSADFRSVQAAVDSVPVNNTENVVIQISAGYYIEKVVVPVTKPYITFQGAGRDVTVIEWHDRARDRGSNGQQLRTYRTASVAVFANYFSARNISFKNTAPAPLPGMQGWQAAAFRISGDKAYFSGCGFYGAQDTLCDDAGRHYFKECYVEGSIDFIFGNGRSMYKDCELHSIATGFGSIAAQYRNTPEEKTGFAFVRCRVTGKGPLYVGRAMGRYARIVYSFTYLEDVVAHGGWDAGDHPTNNVNKTVLLGAYKCRGPGADVLKGVSWAPELDYNSAHPFLVKSFVNGRHWIALSDS; encoded by the exons ATGGCTTCATTCAATTCTTTCCTcatctcattcttcttcttctctttcagTTTATTATTACTTCAAAAGCCTTTACTTGTTACCAGCTTTCACTACCGAAGCCGCCTCCTCAATTTAATCAACAGCACAGCTTCCACCAACTTAACCaactaccaccaccaccacaaatGGGTTGGACCCATCGGCCACCGCGTCATCTCTGTCAATGTTAATGGCTCCGCCGATTTCCGGTCCGTTCAAGCTGCCGTAGATTCTGTCCCAGTAAACAACACAGAGAACGTTGTCATTCAAATAAGCGCAGGATATTACAT AGAGAAGGTAGTGGTGCCCGTGACGAAGCCGTACATAACATTTCAGGGCGCGGGGAGGGACGTGACGGTGATTGAATGGCATGACCGGGCCAGAGACCGCGGCTCCAATGGGCAACAGCTGCGTACTTACAGAACAGCTTCTGTCGCTGTTTTTGCCAATTATTTCTCAGCCAGAAACATCAGCTTCAAG AATACAGCGCCTGCACCATTGCCGGGCATGCAGGGATGGCAAGCGGCGGCGTTCCGGATATCGGGAGATAAGGCGTACTTCTCCGGTTGTGGATTCTACGGCGCACAGGACACTCTTTGCGACGATGCAGGACGGCATTACTTCAAGGAGTGTTACGTTGAGGGCTCCATTGACTTCATTTTTGGGAATGGCCGCTCCATGTACAAG GACTGTGAGCTACACTCAATAGCCACAGGGTTCGGCTCCATCGCCGCGCAGTACAGGAACACGCCGGAGGAGAAGACGGGGTTCGCATTTGTCCGGTGCAGGGTGACGGGTAAGGGACCACTGTACGTGGGTCGAGCCATGGGGCGGTACGCCAGGATTGTCTACTCCTTCACGTACTTGGAGGATGTTGTTGCACATGGTGGCTGGGATGCAGGAGATCACCCCACCAACAACGTCAACAA GACTGTGCTTTTGGGAGCATACAAGTGCCGAGGTCCGGGAGCTGACGTACTAAAAGGGGTTTCATGGGCCCCAGAGCTCGATTACAACTCGGCCCATCCATTCCTCGTTAAAAGTTTCGTCAATGGGAGGCACTGGATCGCACTCTCTGACAGTTAG
- the LOC133854097 gene encoding putative glucuronosyltransferase PGSIP8 isoform X3, whose protein sequence is MGPSSEDGAKVVRVENLNNPYKDQPNFDRRFKLTLNKLYAWSLVDYDRVIMLDADNLFLQKTDELFQCGQFCAVFINPCIFHTGLFVLQPSEVVFKDMVHELEIVRNNPDGADQGFIGSYFSDLLDQPMFHLPPNGTKLHGTYRLPLGYQMDATYYYLRLRWSVPCGPNSVITFPGAPWLKPWYWWAWPVLPLGISWHEQRRQTLGYAAEMPAVLIQCVIYLGIIAMTRLARPNFSKLCYRRSEKNTSLIQIGIKILAIWSILASYVVPFFIIPHTVHPLLGWSLYLFGSFALCSIAINAFLLPLLPVIVPWLGILGSLLVMAFPWYPDGVVRALSVFGYAFCAAPVVWVAMVKVMACLQVSIEREAFFPKLGESSPPPGFNKLY, encoded by the exons ATGGGTCCAAGCTCT GAAGATGGGGCAAAGGTGGTGAGGGTTGAAAATTTGAATAATCCTTACAAGGATCAGCCCAATTTCGATAGGAGATTCAAGTTGACATTGAACAAACTCTATGCGTGGAGCTTGGTGGACTACGACAGGGTCATCATGCTCGATGCTGATAATCTCTTCCTTCAGAAAACTGATGAGTTATTCCAATGTGGACAGTTTTGTGCGGTCTTTATCAACCCTTGCATCTTTCATACTGGCCTCTTCGTCTTGCAG CCATCAGAGGTGGTGTTCAAGGACATGGTTCATGAGTTGGAGATTGTACGAAACAATCCAGATGGTGCAGACCAGGGTTTTATCGGCAGCTACTTCTCTGATTTGCTTGATCAGCCAATGTTCCATCTGCCCCCTAACGGCACCAAGCTTCACGGAACCTACAGACTTCCATTAGGCTATCAAATGGATGCTACTTACTACT ATCTTAGACTCCGCTGGAGTGTGCCCTGCGGACCCAACAGCGTGATTACATTCCCAGGTGCACCGTGGTTGAAGCCATGGTATTGGTGGGCATGGCCTGTCCTGCCATTAGGCATTTCATGGCATGAACAACGTCGTCAAACTCTTGG gtaTGCTGCGGAGATGCCAGCAGTACTTATACAGTGTGTGATTTATCTGGGAATAATAGCAATGACTCGTCTAGCACGGCCAAACTTCTCCAAGCTATGCTACCGTCGGTCAGAGAAGAACACCTCCTTGATACAAATAGGCATCAAAATACTAGCTATTTGGTCTATTCTTGCCTCCTATGTAGTACCCTTCTTCATTATTCCTCACACAGTTCATCCACTACTAGGCTGGAGCCTTTATTTGTTCGGCTCTTTCGCGCTTTGCTCCATAGCGATTAATGCATTTTTACTGCCATTGTTACCGGTTATAGTCCCATGGCTTGGGATCTTGGGGTCCCTTTTGGTCATGGCGTTTCCGTGGTACCCAGATGGGGTTGTAAGAGCTCTTTCTGTGTTCGGCTATGCATTTTGCGCTGCACCAGTCGTGTGGGTAGCGATGGTTAAGGTCATGGCATGCCTTCAAGTCTCGATCGAAAGGGAGGCCTTCTTCCCAAAATTGGGCGAGTCTTCGCCACCTCCAGGGTTTAACAAGTTATATTGA